The following DNA comes from Caretta caretta isolate rCarCar2 chromosome 10, rCarCar1.hap1, whole genome shotgun sequence.
TCTGGCCTGTGTATTATGTAGGAGATCAGAGTAGATGGTGTCATAGTTCcttctggcttaaaaaaaaaaaaaaacaagctatACTCTAGTACCAATGACTTAGCCTTACCCTAACCTTTTGGCTACCTTTGCCCCTTCCCACAGAGATAGGTTCCCTTTTATGTTCAGAATTTCCACTGCCTTCTAAATACAtccagctagagagagagagactgctgtgtTTATTTGGCAATCAAATGGTGACTGGTCAGTTGCACCCTCCACTCCggtccccttcccagctcccagaGGAGGCAGGCTCCCATCCCTTGAATGGAATAACGAGAGGGACGCTGGTTTTCTATTAGAATGTGCCTTTTTTCGGAGTGCACTTGGAACCAATCAGAACTCGAGACACAGACATtcactggagggaaaaaaaaacaaaacaaacaaaaaaaccaattCCCACCCTCCAAaatcccacaccagcatcaacccccccccaacaaacaaacaaaaacaccctccAAATCCAATCCACCCTCTTTGTCTAAACTCCATGATTAAAACCTGGTACAAACaggtgaatatatatatatatatatatatttagtagATGTAatcttattttttctctctctttcttgttaTACAGCAAACATTGCAAATATAGAAATTTTCTCTGTACAGTAGGACAACTTCGGTTTACAATGCAACATGTGGTAAAACCTCCCAGTGAATAAACACATGAATGAGCCTTCGACTGGATGAAAGTCTAAGCTGGAAGACTCCATTTGCAAAAAGCCCAAAGGAACTTTCTCCTTCTGgtctctttttggttttttttgttttgtttggaagggaaggagaaagaagaagaCAAACTGTACACAAAGAATCCACAAAATCACGGAATAGGGAATCATGCGATGCAACATTGGAATACTCCAGACCTCAAATCGCTGCCCAACCTCCAcccctttttatattttttctttttttaaaaaaacaaaacaaaaacttttttttcactccacaggtttgtttttttaagagtctTTGTGTTCATAAACATGAGATCTTTTGTAATCTCTTGCTCTCTCATATATTATATAGACTAATTATAGATTTTTCTCATAATttatggttggttggttggtttgtttgaaaGACAGTCTGGATAAAAATAGCTGCTGCGGGTTTCTTTTGGTCCAGTTAGTGTTAAGTCACGAGCTGCGTGAGGACTCAGGACTTGTGCTGGGCAGACACACCTTTCCAGTAGTCTAGGATGTCGTGAAGATCCTCGTCTTTGGCAAACTGGACCTTTTTGCGCAGGGCGTGGCCAGCGGCCATATATTCCTCCTCGTCTTTGTGCCGCTTCCGGTTGAGTTTGAAGCGTTCCCAGATGCTGTGCGAGGGTTTGCATGTGTACTCTGGGCTGGAGCTGTAGCTCAGGTTGTGATACTGGGGAGAGAGCTGAGAGTAGGCCAGGTCTCTGGGGCGGGGTCTGGTCAAAGGTTCCAGAATGGAGGGCTTACGCCCACCCATGCTGTCGTGCTGCTCCCCCTGGTGTGAGCCCGGGTAAGAGTGCCGATGTTCGCTGTACTGTCGGATCTTCTCTGCCTCTGCTCGCAGAATGGCCGCCGCCGGTGTCACAGTGAGGATGGTGTCTGCGGTTGGGGATGTCTTCTCAATGTACTTGGCTTCTGACTTGTGGCCGGAGCCCTCAGAGCGGAAGGATCTGGGGCTCCGTATGGAGCCGCTGGAGGAAGTGCTGGAGCGTTTGGGAGCTGCCTCCATGCTGTGATGTCTCTGCAGCGGGTGGCTGTAACTTTCCTTGTACACGGGGGACAGGAAGCCATGTTTGCCAGAGATCTGTTCCGATAAGAGTACCAGCTGAGGCTCAGCAGTGGAAATCGCCCCTGATTTCACCCCCTGGAAGGAGGTGGACTCTGATTTCAAGGCATCAATGCAGTTGTTGATGATCTGGTTCACCTTGTCCACCTCCTTTGTGATGGTGGAGATCTCAGCCACGGAGCTCTGGCTGTCAGGCGGCATGGAGAGCTCACACTCTCTTCTTTCAGGCTGCTCCCCTGTTCGCACTTCCATGTAGTTGCCCTTGGTGGCCTTGGGGGTCTCGCTGCTGTCTATCAACTTGTACTGCTCGACTTCCCCAGCGGAGGGCAAGTAGGGGATGCGGGTCACGGTCTCCCCACCCAGCATCTGCCCCTGGGACAGCTGAGTGATACTGGTTGTCTCCATCTCTGGCCCATACTTTAGCTCGATGATGGTCTTCTTCATGCTGCCAGCTGCCTTCTTGTGCTTCTCCTCTTGCTGACGCCTCTTACGGAGGCAATAGTACACCACCCCCAGGACAATTACCATGCCGAACAGGCAGCCCAGGATCGTCATGATATAGTGAGTGGCAGTGGAGGGAGTGGGCACTGGGTCCTCTCTGCTCATTTTGTTTGGGGAGAGGGTGAGGCAAGTGTGGTTGTACCTTAAGACGTGGTGGAGGGAGACCACACAGTAGGTGTAGTCTTTTTGTGCTACAAGGTTAGTCAGCTCAATGTCCTCCTTCTGTTTCTTCAGCTTGGTGACGACGGAAGAGAAGCCGTTCTCGTACTGCGCCAGGATGTACATCTTGCTGAACGGATACGGGATCTGCACCGTCAGCGTGGCCGAGTTGTGGGTGAGATGCTTCACTCGGATGTTGGGGCGCATCTCCGTCTCACCCACGGGCGTGTGGAGGGAGACCTGGGGTGTCGTGCCGTCCCCAGAGAAACATTCTTCCTCAGAGCATGGGCTTTCTGACGGAGCTGTGGTCACTTGGTACCTGGGTGGGATAAAGCGAGGTATCATGGTGTAGGAGCTGCCAGTGCAGAGGGTGGAGAGCATGCCCAGAGCATTGCGGTAACTGGTCCGGCCTTGGCCTAGCAAGAAGTAGCCAGTGTAGTCTGGCGGGGAGTCGCACTGCATGCGGTCATAGGTGCGTGTCATGTTGGTGAAGCCTTCCAGCCATTGCAGGAAGCCTAGGAGTTCACAGGAGCAATAGAAGGGGTTGCTGTAGAGTTCACAGACAGAGAGTTTGTTCAGGCCCCTAAAGGTGTTGCTGTCCAGTCTCTGGATCCTGTTCATGGACAGGTCAATGTTCACTATGTTGGGGCACTCCCAGAAGGCATTGGGGGTGACTGCCTCAATGAGGTTAGCCTGGAGGTAGAGGTACTCCAGCTTTCCTAGGCCCCGGAGGATTCCCTCGGTCAGGTTCCTCAGGCGGTTGTAGCCAAGCTGCAGCACCTGGAGGTTAAACTGTCCGGAGAAGGCACCATCCTCGATATAGGAGATTTCGTTCTTCGTCAAGTTGAGGTATGTCAGGTTACCGAAGCGGCTGAGTGAGGAGAACTGCACACTTTTGATCTTGTTGTCGTTCAGTCGCAAATCCACAATTGTGCTGTTGATTTGCTGAGGGATGGACTCATAGGGGGGTTGGTTCTGGCTGCAGATAGCCAGCCAAACAAAGCCCTTGTCGCCCTCGATCAGCCAGCAGTCTGCCCGCACCCCGCCTGTGTGCAGCAGAGAGACAGCcgccacgcacacacacagcgctGACGTCACTGCCCACTGACGTCCTGCCATCTGGAAGGGCAACGCGGAGAAGGAGTTCCCTTATCTGCTGGAAGTGGGGAGGGGTGCTGGGTCGGAGAGCAGGGAAGCCTTGGGTTAAAGTTCCTTGGGCACCTTtgcttttctctcccttctcctcatGGTTTGGATCCAGTGGGAAGTGTCCCAAGGAAAAGGAGAACCTCGTTGTCCAAGTTGCCCAGTGACCACCCACAAGGTGCCACCACCACAGGCTTATGGGGGGCGATCCTATGTCATTGGCCCTTCTGGCATCTTGTCGGGCTTCTGCTGAAGTCACTCAGGGCTGGGTAGGTACTTGGAAGGGGGTTTAGAGACAGGCTTTTCTTTCACTTTCTACAGTACctctccttgttttctttttgctgccCATCTCCAGGTTGGCACTGGGCTTCTTCTCCATCTGCCTCTCCGTGCATCTGTCTGTCCGTCCCCTCAGTGCCCTTGTCTGGTCAATGGACTCacctgcaaaaaaaccaaacaaaaccaaaaacacaaaAGCGAGACAAAATAATGTTTAAGAGCATTTGTCACACTGCAGCAGCTTCTGGGGCAGCGATGGGACTGGCTTTCCATGTCCTGCTTTTCCATTAGCACTAGGCACCAGGTTTTTTAACCTGGcttccattatttatttatttggggtggGGTCACACATAATTGAGCCTGCAGTTAATTTTGGGCACTGGAATTTAGATATCTAATGACGTGACATCTGTGTGCACAAAGCTGGTAGTTAGCCATCCACATCCTGGCCTTTGTGACCTCAGTTATGGCAGCATTTCACCCACTAATTGGATGCAGGTTGAGACTTCTTTCAAATTCTGCGTCTTTCTAACTGTGCCTGTAGCCGCTTGGTACTTAGGATAAAACCCAGCACTGGAATCCTAAGCTGTTTCTAGGAACTTGGGTGGTAACTCCAGGATATGTTTGTTTCCAGGGAACATACGAGCCCCCCCACTATCTTGATCCTCACCACTCCCCATCATATTTGTCTTTGTGGGGGTGACTTCCAACCCTCCTCCCCGTTTTGCTGTCTCCAGTATCTCCTCCCTTGGATGTTCAGTGTCAGGAGTGGAGGAAATTCCACGTGGTCACTCCCCCAGTCTTTTAGTAGCCTAACCCATATACAAAGGGCAAAAAGAGACCCTTCCTCGCCCACTATAGATGTCTCTGCTGTAAGGCCAGGGGCAGGCAGCTTCCCTGTTAGACTCAGGAGAGTGGACAGGGAACCCTCTGAGGACCCTGGTAACGTCACAGTACTAAGAAAAACCTCCGAATTCCTAGTTAACTTTTGCTACAGAGTTCTGAGTAGGATTGTTtaacattttccattgaaacgttttctgggtttttgagtaaaggaaaatgtttgcagaaagtgtCTCTGCTTTCCTCCAAGAATGATGTTTCCTTGGAAAATGGAAATTTGAACATTTGTTCAGTTTCTGACAGATTTTGGCCAAAAACATTTAGGTTTTGTCTTTTGAACAAAAAGTTgacattttcagtggaaaaaatcccattttgaaaCCAGCTGTACCCCTGAAGGACTTACTAGCTAGCATGCTGTGCCTTATGGGGCACAAACTGCCTCTAAGCTTACTGCTCTTGAGGGAGAAAGTGGCTTTCCTTTTACTGCCAATCTTTGGGTGAGAAAGCTGCTTCCTGGCCCACCTAGCAGACCCTTGAGATTTGCGGGGGCCGAAGCCATGTCTGGAAGTTCTCCATCCCAGGAAACAGTAGGATGAAGAGCAGAATCTATCAGGACCTGGTGAAGCTATCATTGGTAAATAGTGGGGTGTCCTGGGCCTTAATAGGGGTGGTAGTTTGTGAATTTATCTCCTGTGAGCTTTCTTCTGTGACATTTGCAAAATTTAGCAAATCTGGAACCAGGTTGGGTGGGCCCAGGGCTCAGAGTGGGGTCAAGGCTTGCTGTGAATATTTGCCAGCTAGAACACTAGTACTCACGCTGCTGTCTGGGAACCCCCCAGTGGCTCGTGAAGCACTTCCTGAAACTCCACACAGTGAAATATCTTGAGAACCACGTGGGAGGGAAGGTGGGTCCAGGAGAgggtctctctctttcaccaaggGCTCTGCAGAACACATAGGTGGTTGTTCCTAGGAACAGACACGCTCCCCGAATTTCATTTGCTCACTTATTATACTCCCACCCAGCATTCTGGTAGAGCTCTCACGAAAGCTAGCCTACAGCCCAGGTCCTCTGCTCCCAGGTGTTAGGAAATGACATCTGGATCATTTGAAAGCAGCCAACAAACTGGTTCATAACTCACAAGTGGAAAAGAAACCAGCAAGTTGACTGGCTTTCAGACCCCAATTTCATCCGTGCGGGGTAGAACCTGGTTCCATGGGAAAGCACACAGAAGTTGTCTTCTTCCCAGGGTAGCTGCATGCTGCTTGGACCAGACCTTTCCCAGATACTAGGAAATAACAGATTGAAAAATTAAGCTGCTGTTACTCCCTAGGACTTGTCCGGCAGTGGAGTTGTTGCCCATTAACGTGCACTTCTAATTAATCCAGTCTGTTTTCCCACCTCCCGCCCAGCACTGGGGTAGCTACGTGACTCTGTGCTGGGTGGGGCAGGTCAATGAGTCGTATGAAACATGGCAACAGTGGGAATTTCAGGCTAGATTCTGCCGCCTCCCATTGAGCAGGACCTCATGCTGCAAGCAGTTCCGctgaaatctggcccttattttcCATCTCAGACTcacagaatatgaaacagaaCGTTTTTCAAAGCTGAGGACCCTGTTAGCCAGTCACACACTATAGCCTGGTAAACAGGCCAGT
Coding sequences within:
- the ELFN1 gene encoding protein ELFN1, with amino-acid sequence MAGRQWAVTSALCVCVAAVSLLHTGGVRADCWLIEGDKGFVWLAICSQNQPPYESIPQQINSTIVDLRLNDNKIKSVQFSSLSRFGNLTYLNLTKNEISYIEDGAFSGQFNLQVLQLGYNRLRNLTEGILRGLGKLEYLYLQANLIEAVTPNAFWECPNIVNIDLSMNRIQRLDSNTFRGLNKLSVCELYSNPFYCSCELLGFLQWLEGFTNMTRTYDRMQCDSPPDYTGYFLLGQGRTSYRNALGMLSTLCTGSSYTMIPRFIPPRYQVTTAPSESPCSEEECFSGDGTTPQVSLHTPVGETEMRPNIRVKHLTHNSATLTVQIPYPFSKMYILAQYENGFSSVVTKLKKQKEDIELTNLVAQKDYTYCVVSLHHVLRYNHTCLTLSPNKMSREDPVPTPSTATHYIMTILGCLFGMVIVLGVVYYCLRKRRQQEEKHKKAAGSMKKTIIELKYGPEMETTSITQLSQGQMLGGETVTRIPYLPSAGEVEQYKLIDSSETPKATKGNYMEVRTGEQPERRECELSMPPDSQSSVAEISTITKEVDKVNQIINNCIDALKSESTSFQGVKSGAISTAEPQLVLLSEQISGKHGFLSPVYKESYSHPLQRHHSMEAAPKRSSTSSSGSIRSPRSFRSEGSGHKSEAKYIEKTSPTADTILTVTPAAAILRAEAEKIRQYSEHRHSYPGSHQGEQHDSMGGRKPSILEPLTRPRPRDLAYSQLSPQYHNLSYSSSPEYTCKPSHSIWERFKLNRKRHKDEEEYMAAGHALRKKVQFAKDEDLHDILDYWKGVSAQHKS